One window from the genome of Oryctolagus cuniculus chromosome 1, mOryCun1.1, whole genome shotgun sequence encodes:
- the RPS13 gene encoding small ribosomal subunit protein uS15 — MGRMHAPGKGLSQSALPYRRSVPTWLKLTSDDVKEQIYKLAKKGLTPSQIGVILRDSHGVAQVRFVTGNKILRILKSKGLAPDLPEDLYHLIKKAVAVRKHLERNRKDKDAKFRLILIESRIHRLARYYKTKRVLPPNWKYESSTASALVA; from the exons ATGGGTCGCATGCACGCTCCCGG GAAGGGCCTGTCCCAGTCCGCTCTGCCCTATCGCCGCAGCGTGCCCACC TGGCTGAAGCTGACGTCCGACGACGTGAAGGAGCAGATTTACAAACTGGCCAAAAAGGGCCTGACTCCCTCGCAGATCG GTGTGATCCTGAGGGACTCCCACGGCGTGGCGCAGGTGCGCTTCGTGACCGGCAATAAAATCTTGAGGATCCTGAAGTCCAAAGGACTCGCTCCTGATCTTCCCGAGGACCTCTATCACTTAATTAAGAAAGCTGTTGCTGTTCGGAAACACCTGGAGAGGAACAGGAAG gacaAAGATGCCAAATTCCGCCTGATTCTGATAGAGAGCCGAATTCACCGGTTGGCTCGATACTACAAAACCAAGCGGGTCCTCCCCCCCAATTGGAAATA tgaGTCATCCACAGCCTCTGCCCTGGTGGCATAA